Below is a genomic region from Acinetobacter tibetensis.
TTCCAAATATTGCAGCCATCTCCGCAGGCGTTGCCGAAAAAGAGCATCTTGAACAAGCTTATTTGGCTTTGGATCATCTCTATTTAACTTCTGCCTTATTTAAAACGTGGAGCAAGGACGTTTCGGATAAGTGGGCATATCAGTTGGCAGCGTTTAAACATCATTTTGAAAATTTACAACAGCTTGAGCACATGCAAAGTACTTTGGGTGCATTACTTCAAAACCCAACAACTGTCGCAAGCCTAACCCAAGATATTTTATATGCACAAGAAAAGCTGAATAATTTGGTGCGCTCAACACTCAATGTCCATCACTTTTTAGAGCTTTTAATGTTTAGCTTACAAAGCAGCACTACTACGCAAGAGCTGGACTTAAAAGCTTATGCACAAAACACCTTACAACAGCAATATAAACAGATCCACGAGCAGCTTTTAGAAACTGAAGTCACAAAATTTGAAAGCCTTGAGCAACTTTCACAACGTATTCGCGAACTCAAGTTTAGCTTCCCCATACTCACCTCAATTTACGATGTGAAAAATCTGCAAAAATATAGCAAGGCATTAAATGAAGCGCATCAAGCTGCCGAAGAATACTTAACGCTCAGTTCATCTGCCGCCTATATTCAGCAAACTGAATTAGAAGCAAGTGACTGGTTTGTTTTGGGTTGGTTGACTGCAAAACAAGAAGTGTATGCTCAAGCACTTTTAGATGCGACTGAACAATTTATGGTGAGTCGTAAGTTCCTTAAATTCTAAACTGCTTGATACCTCAATACACCTACATCCACAAATTCAGTTTGTGGATGTACTTGATTGCTACATCTAGAAATAGACAAATTACATTTTTACTGGACTTCTTCAGTCACTTTAGCCAAGATATAAATTTAGCGCGATTAAAATAATTTTAAAAACTCCAGTGCGAGGGCTAGAACATGTCAGAAATTGAACTCAAATTTCAAATTCCAGAAGCTTTTCAGGACATGATTTATCAAGATTTCTGCGCCTCCAAAGTCTATAAGCAGCGTTTGCTCGCCCATTATTACGACACCGAAGATT
It encodes:
- a CDS encoding inorganic triphosphatase — encoded protein: MIEVELKFQIPTAKRTTLLKALDPKKSNLIQLQAKYFDTPDKRLSQHGVALRLRLEGEHWVQTLKAAGKSHLHRFEHNHDFGISEHAPALDLTIYEHEPEARAILQHALGDELASLKLQFESDIQRTYRVIHFEDAEIEVSLDIGRLATETEEREVHEVEFELKQGSIQSLLAFSFEWVKKYQLWLDVRSKAEMGHLLSIQQHVSPAQQSKTFQLVKKDSADSNVRSLIAQQLQHLLPNIAAISAGVAEKEHLEQAYLALDHLYLTSALFKTWSKDVSDKWAYQLAAFKHHFENLQQLEHMQSTLGALLQNPTTVASLTQDILYAQEKLNNLVRSTLNVHHFLELLMFSLQSSTTTQELDLKAYAQNTLQQQYKQIHEQLLETEVTKFESLEQLSQRIRELKFSFPILTSIYDVKNLQKYSKALNEAHQAAEEYLTLSSSAAYIQQTELEASDWFVLGWLTAKQEVYAQALLDATEQFMVSRKFLKF